One part of the Maribacter aquivivus genome encodes these proteins:
- a CDS encoding DUF4268 domain-containing protein, producing MKANELPIINFLQAPNVQFVIPVYQRNYDWSNNECKELLNDIIAVEIAKRGTHFIGSIVFIHEGAYSTSEVKELVIIDGQQRLTTINILYVALYRYAKEASLQQEADMLLNMFLTNQYVQNESSKLKLKQTDTNSSAFNAIMNGTENEFNHFSNVIENFSFFKSEITEDNFQNILNGLKRLIFVEISLERGKDDPQRIFESLNSTGLDLSQSDLIRNYILMDLDPRNQNKIFEQIWNPIEENARDLIKQKSMVSDYIRDYLTLLNKKIPNKSKVYQEFKKLYSVKNEAYHQELENIKSLSVHYKKLINPTKVQDLKIRRELVYISRLEINVAFPFLLQVFEDADNGLVSDEDLIRILKLIQSYTWRRFVVGLPTNALNKIFMSLYSEVDTEEYFDSIALALIKKRGSAKFPTDEDLKTALRDKDLYNIQSKNRKYMFELLENFNNREHVDTSNENITIEHIFPQNPNDTWSTDIVPDDYFLFKEKYLNTIANLTLSGNNGALSNKSFSEKKNMNKSGNEQGYNFSRLWLNDYLKNIDAWNIKQYNERFELIYNRFLNIWEHPNVTVPVFEKTDEQSIFDAESPTHKKLEYFIFENTKIDEEVISKMYVYVIQKLYEKNTQLLLGATDILKLSRLPEDFRSAQDLKNGYFIEANLDSNSKFSILKKLLPLFELEDELLIKYADIENDSSENRFSIRKEFWKQLLPQLKNTHLYSNVNPSKDGWLSAGAGISGINYAFVVSGKYARIELSIISSSKEQNKKYFKKLLSKKESIENDFGKPLEWEELAEHKMSRIKYELTGVNLFDRDDWEEMTRFLIKYLPEFEKSFESVIKNLK from the coding sequence ATGAAAGCAAACGAATTACCTATAATTAACTTTTTACAAGCACCTAACGTTCAATTTGTAATTCCTGTTTATCAGCGAAACTATGATTGGTCTAACAATGAATGTAAGGAGTTACTAAATGATATTATAGCTGTAGAAATTGCAAAAAGAGGTACGCATTTTATAGGTAGCATAGTATTCATTCATGAAGGAGCCTATAGTACTAGTGAAGTAAAAGAATTGGTAATTATTGATGGGCAACAACGTCTCACGACAATTAATATCTTATATGTTGCACTTTATAGATATGCAAAAGAAGCTAGTTTACAGCAAGAAGCTGATATGCTGTTAAACATGTTTCTAACAAATCAATATGTTCAAAATGAATCCAGTAAGTTAAAATTGAAACAGACGGATACCAATTCATCAGCTTTTAATGCCATTATGAATGGTACGGAAAATGAATTTAATCATTTTTCTAATGTAATCGAAAACTTCAGTTTTTTCAAAAGTGAAATTACTGAAGATAATTTTCAAAATATTTTAAATGGTTTAAAACGATTAATTTTTGTTGAAATTTCTTTGGAACGCGGTAAAGATGACCCACAGCGCATTTTTGAGAGTTTAAATTCTACAGGCTTAGATTTATCTCAGTCAGATTTAATACGGAATTATATTCTAATGGATTTAGACCCTAGAAATCAAAACAAAATTTTCGAACAAATTTGGAATCCTATCGAAGAAAATGCCAGGGATTTAATAAAGCAGAAGTCGATGGTTTCAGATTATATAAGAGACTATTTAACTTTACTTAATAAGAAGATACCAAATAAGAGTAAAGTCTATCAAGAGTTTAAAAAACTCTACTCAGTTAAGAATGAAGCATACCATCAAGAATTAGAGAATATAAAATCACTATCTGTACACTACAAAAAGCTAATAAACCCAACTAAAGTTCAGGATCTAAAAATCAGAAGAGAATTAGTATATATTTCTCGCTTGGAGATAAATGTTGCCTTTCCTTTTCTATTACAAGTTTTTGAAGATGCAGATAATGGTCTTGTATCGGATGAAGATTTAATTAGAATTTTAAAACTAATTCAGTCTTATACTTGGAGAAGGTTTGTAGTAGGCTTACCAACAAATGCCTTAAATAAAATATTTATGTCATTGTATTCTGAGGTAGATACTGAAGAATATTTTGATTCAATTGCCTTAGCTTTGATTAAGAAAAGAGGTAGTGCTAAATTTCCAACCGATGAAGATTTAAAGACTGCATTAAGAGATAAAGACTTATATAATATTCAATCAAAAAACAGAAAGTATATGTTTGAGTTGTTGGAGAATTTTAACAATAGAGAACATGTAGATACTTCAAATGAAAATATTACCATAGAACATATTTTTCCGCAAAATCCTAATGATACCTGGAGTACTGATATAGTGCCGGACGATTACTTTTTATTCAAGGAGAAGTACTTGAATACAATAGCAAATCTCACTTTATCTGGTAATAACGGAGCTTTAAGTAATAAGTCTTTTTCAGAAAAAAAGAATATGAATAAAAGCGGTAATGAACAAGGCTATAATTTTAGTAGACTTTGGTTGAATGATTATTTAAAAAATATAGATGCGTGGAATATTAAGCAATATAACGAACGCTTTGAATTAATTTACAATCGTTTTTTAAATATTTGGGAGCATCCAAATGTTACTGTCCCTGTGTTTGAAAAAACGGACGAGCAAAGCATATTTGATGCCGAATCACCTACCCATAAAAAATTAGAGTATTTTATATTTGAAAACACAAAAATAGATGAGGAAGTAATTTCTAAAATGTACGTATACGTTATCCAGAAATTATATGAGAAAAACACTCAGCTTCTTCTAGGTGCTACAGATATATTAAAATTGTCCAGATTACCTGAAGATTTTAGATCAGCACAAGATCTAAAAAATGGTTATTTCATTGAAGCTAATTTAGATAGTAATTCAAAGTTTAGTATTCTGAAGAAATTACTACCCTTATTTGAACTAGAAGACGAATTACTTATCAAGTATGCAGATATTGAAAATGATAGTTCTGAAAATAGATTTTCTATACGAAAAGAATTTTGGAAACAATTACTGCCACAATTAAAGAACACTCATTTATATTCAAATGTCAACCCTTCAAAAGATGGTTGGTTAAGCGCAGGTGCTGGTATTTCTGGAATTAACTATGCTTTTGTAGTTTCAGGGAAATATGCCCGTATTGAATTATCCATAATATCTTCAAGTAAGGAACAAAATAAAAAGTATTTCAAAAAATTGTTAAGTAAAAAGGAGAGTATTGAAAATGATTTTGGAAAACCTCTTGAGTGGGAAGAATTAGCAGAGCATAAAATGAGTCGAATTAAATATGAGCTAACTGGTGTTAATTTATTTGATAGAGATGATTGGGAAGAAATGACAAGATTTCTAATTAAATATTTACCAGAATTTGAGAAGTCTTTTGAATCTGTAATCAAGAATTTAAAATAG
- a CDS encoding phospholipase D family protein, producing MAQFLTGADLNSEIGNIFENAKSQIILISPYIKLHDRYASILKSKFNNQKLKITVVFGKNEHDMSKSMKKEDFEFFKEFPNIEIRYEKNLHAKYYANESAAVLTSMNLYDYSQNNNIEAGVLSKSSLIGSLTKDLLNNVTGEDSYDKKASDYFQRVIEQSELLFHRKPKFDKGILRQTYIKSKTKEDKLSEFFENRVITARVSKKPPVKKHTIDVNSAVSMGYCIRTGVSVPFNPKKPLSPEAYKSWSKFGDSDYGEKFCHFSGEPSNKQTSVAKPILRKNWKAAKDKHKL from the coding sequence ATGGCTCAATTTTTAACGGGTGCAGATTTAAATTCAGAAATTGGAAATATTTTTGAGAATGCAAAAAGTCAAATAATTCTTATATCACCATATATAAAATTACATGATAGGTATGCTTCAATTTTAAAATCAAAATTCAATAATCAAAAATTAAAGATTACAGTAGTCTTTGGAAAGAACGAACATGATATGTCTAAGAGCATGAAAAAAGAAGACTTTGAATTTTTTAAAGAATTTCCAAATATTGAAATCCGGTATGAAAAGAATCTACATGCAAAATATTACGCTAATGAATCTGCTGCAGTTTTAACATCAATGAATTTATATGATTATTCTCAAAATAATAATATAGAAGCTGGAGTATTAAGTAAAAGTTCCTTAATAGGTAGTCTCACAAAGGATTTACTTAATAATGTAACCGGTGAGGATAGTTACGATAAAAAAGCTTCAGATTATTTTCAAAGAGTAATCGAACAATCAGAACTTTTATTTCATCGCAAGCCTAAATTTGACAAAGGCATATTGAGACAAACCTATATCAAATCAAAGACTAAAGAGGATAAACTATCTGAGTTTTTTGAGAATAGAGTGATTACAGCAAGAGTTTCTAAAAAACCTCCTGTCAAAAAACATACTATAGATGTTAATAGTGCGGTGTCTATGGGATATTGTATTAGAACGGGTGTTTCAGTTCCTTTTAACCCCAAAAAACCATTAAGTCCAGAGGCTTATAAATCTTGGAGCAAATTTGGAGATAGTGATTATGGTGAGAAATTCTGTCACTTTTCTGGTGAACCTTCTAATAAGCAGACGAGTGTTGCAAAACCAATTCTTAGAAAAAATTGGAAAGCTGCAAAAGATAAGCACAAACTTTAA
- a CDS encoding glycosyltransferase family 2 protein: MVNSLVSILIPFKNVEDYFEECLKSIQNQTYKNWEVIAVNDNSSDNSLLIANQFAAEDDRFKIFSNDESGIITALRKAYTHSSGNFISRMDADDHMTKDRIKIMVDSLLNEGQGTLAVGKVKYFSKTGVNNGYDRYEKWLNKLTATGENFKEIYKECVIPSPCWMVHKEDFDKCGAFTPDRYPEDYDLAFRFYEYRLKCIPCTTTLHYWRDYDNRTSRTSEHYAQNYFLDIKLHYFLKLEFKPTDNLVVWGAGKKGKTIASLLVENNIPFHWVCDNEKKIGKDIYGVLLEHYSALQNIENTKCIITVANVEDQISIIAFFKELNLKPAVDYFFFC; the protein is encoded by the coding sequence ATGGTAAATTCGCTAGTAAGCATATTGATTCCTTTTAAGAATGTTGAAGATTATTTTGAAGAATGTCTGAAATCCATCCAAAATCAGACCTATAAAAATTGGGAAGTCATTGCCGTTAATGATAATTCTAGTGACAATAGCTTATTAATTGCAAACCAATTTGCTGCTGAAGATGATCGATTTAAAATATTCTCTAATGATGAATCGGGCATTATAACCGCTCTCAGAAAAGCGTACACACATAGTTCTGGTAATTTCATCTCTCGTATGGATGCCGATGACCATATGACCAAAGACCGCATTAAAATAATGGTCGATTCTTTATTAAACGAAGGTCAAGGAACTCTCGCCGTAGGTAAGGTGAAGTATTTTTCTAAAACGGGAGTAAATAATGGTTATGATCGCTATGAGAAATGGCTCAACAAACTAACTGCTACCGGAGAAAACTTTAAAGAGATATATAAAGAATGCGTAATACCATCTCCCTGTTGGATGGTTCATAAAGAAGACTTTGATAAATGCGGAGCGTTTACGCCAGACCGGTATCCTGAAGATTATGACCTTGCTTTTCGTTTCTATGAATACAGATTAAAATGTATACCCTGCACCACTACCCTACACTATTGGCGTGATTACGACAATAGAACATCGCGAACCAGCGAGCACTATGCACAGAATTATTTTTTAGATATAAAATTGCATTACTTTTTAAAATTAGAGTTTAAACCAACAGACAACTTAGTGGTTTGGGGTGCTGGTAAAAAAGGAAAAACTATTGCCAGCTTGCTTGTAGAAAACAATATACCCTTTCATTGGGTTTGTGATAATGAAAAGAAAATTGGAAAAGATATTTATGGTGTATTGCTTGAACATTACTCAGCACTGCAAAATATAGAAAACACAAAGTGTATTATTACTGTTGCCAATGTAGAAGACCAAATAAGTATCATCGCTTTTTTTAAAGAATTGAATTTAAAACCGGCCGTAGATTATTTCTTCTTTTGCTAA
- a CDS encoding BatA domain-containing protein gives MQFKYPELLWGLLLLLIPIIIHLFQLRRFKKTPFTNVKFLKQVVSESRKSSTLKKWLLLFTRMGILAALVIAFAQPFIANDSALQEKETVFYLDDSFSMNGQIENGNLFKNTIQDFIKYIPTDQRFTLFTNKQVFKDVEVKDIQNELLNLSVAANQLGVAEIVLKGNTYFSDNAASQKNLVVISDFQQRMGDLSKVDSTKNINIQYIKPSNASIINTSINSVFIAERSNDNIELVALLSTNAKDETIPVSLYNDNKLIAKTSAKFDTGGSAEVRFTINANEVILGKVTITDTGLDYDNQFFFNIDKKSKIKVLAIGDLSSDFLRRIYTENDFDFTVSTLNQLNYSTLENQDLVILNEIQKLPSSLNTALKALSSNGGSFVLIPSVDGDIASYNELASAYFNSKFLNGVSQEIAISEVKIAHPLFTNVFNKKVSDFQFPNVKKYFKINTKAPIALSFQNKEPFLIGNKNGYFFTAAISNKNSNFENSPLIVPAFYNMGMNSLKLPPLYATIGTDVEIELPITLQQDDIIKIANETNEFIPQQRVLPKKVQVNFIENPKEAGIYKIMHNDKNSRHISFNNNREESALIYTSLPENNSNTSLSSFFLESQKNNAINEFWKWFAILALAFVLIETALQRFLK, from the coding sequence ATGCAATTTAAATATCCAGAACTTCTTTGGGGTCTTTTACTACTACTCATTCCTATCATTATTCACCTTTTTCAATTACGCCGATTTAAAAAAACGCCCTTTACCAACGTAAAGTTCTTAAAACAAGTAGTTTCTGAATCTAGAAAAAGCAGCACATTAAAAAAGTGGTTATTACTTTTTACTAGAATGGGCATATTAGCAGCTTTAGTAATAGCATTTGCTCAACCGTTTATTGCCAATGACTCAGCACTTCAAGAAAAAGAAACTGTTTTCTACTTAGACGATTCTTTTAGTATGAACGGGCAAATTGAAAACGGCAATCTCTTTAAAAACACGATACAAGATTTCATAAAATACATACCTACCGACCAACGCTTTACCTTATTCACCAACAAACAGGTGTTTAAAGATGTTGAAGTAAAAGATATTCAAAACGAGTTATTGAATCTCAGCGTAGCTGCCAATCAGTTGGGTGTTGCCGAAATTGTTTTAAAAGGAAATACCTATTTCAGCGATAATGCTGCATCTCAAAAAAACCTAGTGGTTATTTCAGATTTTCAGCAACGCATGGGAGACCTTAGCAAGGTTGATTCTACAAAGAACATTAATATTCAGTACATAAAGCCCTCAAACGCATCAATAATTAATACGTCTATTAATTCTGTCTTTATTGCTGAACGCTCTAATGACAATATAGAATTAGTAGCACTACTATCAACCAATGCTAAAGATGAAACTATACCTGTTTCTTTATACAACGATAATAAGCTTATTGCTAAAACATCTGCTAAATTTGATACTGGTGGTTCCGCTGAAGTTCGGTTTACCATAAACGCCAACGAGGTTATTTTAGGCAAGGTAACCATCACAGATACCGGCTTGGATTATGACAATCAATTCTTCTTTAACATTGATAAGAAATCAAAAATCAAGGTGTTGGCAATCGGTGATTTATCTTCAGACTTCTTACGTCGTATTTACACTGAAAATGATTTTGACTTTACAGTAAGCACACTAAATCAATTGAATTACAGTACTCTAGAAAATCAAGACCTAGTAATATTGAATGAGATTCAAAAATTACCTAGCTCTCTTAATACAGCTCTCAAGGCTCTAAGTAGCAATGGCGGCAGTTTTGTTTTGATTCCCTCAGTTGATGGCGATATAGCTTCTTATAACGAATTAGCATCCGCATATTTTAACAGCAAATTCTTAAACGGAGTATCTCAAGAGATTGCAATTTCTGAGGTAAAAATAGCACATCCGTTATTTACAAATGTGTTTAATAAGAAGGTTAGCGATTTTCAATTTCCGAACGTAAAAAAATATTTCAAAATAAATACTAAAGCACCTATAGCGCTTTCTTTTCAGAATAAAGAACCGTTTTTAATAGGTAATAAAAATGGGTATTTCTTTACTGCAGCTATCAGTAACAAAAATTCAAATTTTGAAAATTCACCGTTAATAGTTCCTGCCTTTTACAATATGGGCATGAATAGTTTAAAGCTACCGCCACTGTATGCAACTATTGGCACTGACGTTGAAATAGAATTACCGATTACCTTACAGCAAGATGATATTATTAAAATTGCTAACGAAACCAATGAGTTCATACCACAACAGCGCGTACTACCTAAAAAAGTACAGGTCAATTTTATAGAAAACCCTAAAGAAGCTGGCATCTATAAAATCATGCACAATGATAAAAATAGTAGACATATAAGTTTTAATAATAACAGAGAAGAGAGTGCATTAATTTACACCTCATTACCAGAAAATAACAGCAATACATCACTATCAAGTTTCTTTTTAGAAAGTCAAAAAAACAATGCCATAAACGAGTTTTGGAAATGGTTTGCTATTTTAGCATTAGCATTTGTTTTAATAGAAACGGCACTTCAAAGATTCTTAAAATAA